The Gorilla gorilla gorilla isolate KB3781 chromosome 23, NHGRI_mGorGor1-v2.1_pri, whole genome shotgun sequence genomic interval GGGCTGCAATCTGCGCTCACTCGGCATTCCCTGAGCCAGGCACTCAGCACCCACTGCTCTTTCCGTAGGGGGCTCCTGCCGCTCTGCTCAGGGTGCCCCCTGCTGGCGAACACATGCCCGTCCTCCagctgctgcctcctgggttgctCTTAGGCCCATGAGTATTCAGCCAGACCCTCACTGCACCCCTCGGCCTGGAGTCATCCATTCACGGGGCTCTTCCTTTGACGGCAGGAACCCTGGCTAATCAGTCTGTGCGTCCCCAGCCCTTCATAAATGTTTGGGGAAGTAGCAAATGGAAGGAAATACGgtggaaaggaaatgaactcCAGTGCAAAAACAGGGCAGGCAGAGCAATCTAGCAGAAAACAAATCTCTTTTCTCTAAGGAAGCAACCAGATCACAGGCTCCTCAGAGGCCCAGAATGTACTACGGGAAGGCCCTGGAGATCAGCTGGCCCTGCCCCTTTACTTTAGACCTGGGCTGGCTGGTTGGTTCCAGACCCCATTCTACACGTGGTGGAGCAGGGCAGCATTCTTGCTCCTGCCCGCTTTGCAGCACTCGGTCTACCTCACTGCCCTGGCCCCAAAATACTTCCTAAAGACCAGGCTGGAGACAGCACCCGCCACACTGCTAGGCCTCACGGGTGCGGAGCAGTTCCAACCCTCCGTACTGGACTGGCCTATGAAGGCAGCTCCCGTCAACACCCACCTCTTGGTGTCCTGAAATCACCCTGCAATCTGGAAAGAGGTAGTTGGACACTTCACATACGGGATTCTCTATGCCTAAAGACTTGCAGTGTTCCCGGGCTTCCAAACAGGCGAAGCTGAACTTGGACTGAGGCTGGCCGAGGACAGACAGCATCCCACTGGGGACAGCTTCTGAAGCTTCCTGCATGGCCTCAGCTCGGATTTTCACTGCATACAAACCTGGCCAGAGAGAAGCGCATTTGGAAAAATGAGGGCACAGAATGAAGAAAAGGCCAGGCCTGAGAAACAAAGCCCAAGCTCCACTCTGCACTAGAGACAGGGGCACTGGTGTCTGCCACCGGCCCGCAGGGCCACAGTTCCACACACCGCCATCGACTGCACAAGCGCTCACCACCAAAAGTATGCTGCTGTGCTTGGCACTATACAAACTAACCCAAGGAGCTTCCTGCTACAAAGCTGGTTTGGAGTAGGACAGTGGTGCTCAACAGGCCGGGGGCAGTGTCCGGAGACATTCTCTGGTTGTTCTGACTAGGGGAGAGTGCCactgacatctagtgggtagagtccagggatgctgctcaacatgCCGCACTGCACAGGTCAGCCCCGCTTGCCCCCAACAAAACAAATGACCTGGCCCACTAgcgccactatttttttttttttaaatagtgccACTATTGAGAAACCCTGGTAAAAGGTAAAGAGGAACAGGGTGGAAGCCACATTGCCTTAGCCAAGTCACAACCTCCTTGAGGTTCAAATTTTTAGTtagtaaaatgaggacaataatatCTAATCTGCCTGGGCTGTTGTGAAAGCTGGGAATTATTATTAGTTAGTTTATTAAGAGagatcaggccgggcgcggtggcttacgcctgtaatcccagcactttgggaggctgaggcaggaggactacttgagcccaaggagttcgagaccagccttagcaacatagggagaccctgtccctacaaaaaataaaataaaaattagccaggcatggtggtgcatgcctgtagtcccagatgcttgggaggctgacacggaaggatcacttgtgaccagcaggttgaggctgcagctgtagtaagctatgattgctccactgcacaccagcctggtgacagagcaagaccctgtctcaaaacaagaacaacaaaaaagaaccatCAGAGACATGGGCTGCTGTACTACATGAATTTCAGTAACATAATTGTCGTAAGTCAAGTGTTACTGTCCCCACTTAGAGCTGGAGAACCTGACACAGCCAATGCAGATGAACGAAAACCTATGACTCCTGATTTAGTGTGGCTCAAGAGCATGGAGAGAGGGCAGGCTGTGCCCAGGCAGGCAGTGTCAATGATAATAAGAGTAGCCTGAGGGCTGGTCgctgtggctcgcacctgtagttccggcactttgggaggccaaggcaggcagatcacttgagctcaggagttcaagaccagactagacaacatggtaaaaccctgtcactaccaaaaatacaaaaattagccgggcgtggcagtgtgtgcctgtggtcccagctacttgggaggctgaggtgggaggattgctggagcccaggaagttgaggctacagtgagctgtgttcatgccactgtattccagcctgggtgacagagcgagaccctgtctcaaaaaaccctaCAAAGCCACACATAAGAATGGCCTGAAACTACCAGACCCCCGACACCCTGGTCCTGCTTCCTGGGCAGAGAGAAGAGATGACCAGACCAAGAAGAGATTAAGGGACCTGCACAGTGTTTCACAGGTCAACAGAGAGGTCTAAGGAGCAAATCCTGACATATCTTCATTCACTTAGCACTTCTATGTACTGGACTTTTAGCTCCCTTACACAAGAACAGGAGGACAAATACATAAAGAGCCTGTGACATcaggtacttaggaggctaaggcaggaggactgcttgagatcaggagttaagaggctgcagtgagctatggttgcatcactgcactcaagcctggaagacagaggaaaactctgtctcttaaaaaacaaatgaacaagagCCTGTGAcaagaagtagaagaaaacatacaagaaaaGGGAGGAGAGCACGCAGACGTCCTCCCACAGAGACATTCAAAACTATGTAAAATGTCAAGGgaaaaaagtaggccaggcacagtggctcacgcctttaagtaatcccagcactgtaggaggctgaagctggaggatcacttgagtcaggagttccagaccggccctggcaacacagcgagaccccatctctacaaaaaattctaaaattagctgggcatgatggtgtgagcctgtagtcccagttagtcTGGAGattgaagcgggaggatcacttgaggccaagaggctgaggctgcagtgagctacaactgcaccactgcactgcagctggggtgacagagcaagatactgcctcaaaaaagaaaaagaaaaagaaaacacaaaagtgTAACTATGCTATAattctgcacttttttttttttttttgacacagagtctcattctctaacccaagctggagtgcagtggcacaatctcggctcactgcaacctctgcctcctggttcaagtgattcttgtgcctcagcctcccaagtagctaagattacaggtgcacgccaccacacccagataatttttgaatttttagtagagatggggtttcactacattggtcaggctggtctcaaactcctgccttaggtgatccacccaccttggcctcccaaagtgctgggctgggattacaggcgtgagccaccacaccaagcctaaTTCTGCACATTATGTAAACATAAAATGATACATGTAATAAAATTgtttcataaaatgtgaaattatgaAACTTTCCTTAATAATGTTATAAcacgcttaaaaaaaaaagcgctgcagtgaaattcacataaaatataattaaccACTTTAatgtgtataattcagtggtatTTGGGGTATTCATAATGTTGTACAACCACCAACTCTCTCTAGTTTCAAACACTCCATGTCCACTATGTAGGCACTCTCCATTTCTCCCTCTCCAGTCCCAATAACCTCTCGTGTTTCTATACtagattcttttttgtttgttttagacagggtcttgctctgtcacccatgccgcagtgcagtagcacaatcgtggctcactgcagcctcagactcaggggctcaagtgatcttccctcagcctcctgagtagctggaattataggtgcatgccactaagtgcagctaattttgtgtatgtgtgtgtgtgacagggtgtcactctgtcactcaggctggaatgcagtggcacgatcacagctcactgcagctttgacctcctgggttcaggtaatcctcccacctcatcctcccaagtactcgagctgggactacaggtgcacaccaccatgcccggctaatttttgtattttcggtagagatggggttttcaccatgttgcccagggtggtctaaaactcctgggctcaaacatccatctgcctctgcctcccaaagtgctggcattacaggtgtgaatcactgcacccaacgtaatttttgttttttgttggggGCAGAGATGAAgatctcactatgtggcccaagatggtctggaactcctggcctcaagtggtcctcctgccttggcctcccaaagcactgggattacagacataagccatgGTTCCTGGCCAGCAAAAATCTTAAGAAGTAAAACTGATATGGCTCCAGATCCAATATTTATTTACTCTTTAATTCAACGAATATCTACTGAACACGTACTCTCGTGTGGCAGGTGCTGCAGGTATGAGTGCACAGGATAGCGGGTTAGACAGTTCAGCAAGCAGATTTCATGAGATTACCAAAATAAGGGAAATCCCTAATGAATCCTTCAGTCTTGAAAAAGAATCACAGCAAAGCCCTGTCCTCATGCGCCAATGTCACCCCTGTCCATGTGCTCCCTTCCCATCACCTGAGTGGGTCCAGTATCATTTTTGGCAGTGTCCCTTACCCCCAATGAGCCCAAGACCACAGCCTTGCATAAAACCAAACTCCTTCCTGTACCTTCAGCAAATTCCATGGCTCCGGCAAACACTAGGGCTGCAAACTCTCCCacactgaatccagcagcagCAACACAGTTCTCAATCACCTGTGGGGACAGACGCAGAACGTGAGCCCTCATTCTCCGGGGGATCCCAGTTCCAGGGCTCTGTACCTGAGAGCTGGCGGGGCGTTCAGCATCTCAGTGAGCCAGGTTCTACGAACTTGGTGCACCAGCTGGAAGAGGACACACAAAAGCGACCTTGACAATCATTGAGTCCTGCCCCTTTATTTAGGAGGAGCTTTCCTGGTTAGTTACAGTGCAGTCAACTCCGTCCATGGTCACACTGACGCCAACCCAGGGCTCTGGATTCCCTTGCCAAGGCCCTGCAGCAGGCTCTCAGGCCATATCATTGTGCACAAGTTAAgagcatgacttttttttttttttgaggcggagttttgctcgttgcccaggctggagtgcaatggcgtgatctcggctcactgcaacctccacctcccgggttcaagcaattctcctgcctcagcctcccgagtggctgggattacaggtgtccaccactacactcggctaatttttgtatttttagtagagacggggtttcaccatgttggccaggctggttttgaactcctgacctcgtgatgcacccacctcagcctcctgaaatgctggattataggcgtgagccacctcgcccggccaagAGCATTTTTATCTCATCTGTGAAACGAGGGAAGAACAGGACCTACCCCAAAGGGCGGCTGAGAGAATTATGTGAATATAATGTCTATACAGTGCTTAGCACAGACCCAGACTAGGGTAAGCAGTGAATGAATATTATGATGACGATTCAACAGGACCACTTAACTAATTCTTTTAATATCCCTGAGTCTGCATTCCTCAACCATCAAATAACAGTATTAACCTCACAAGGTGGTGTGAAGGTGAAATAGGGTAAAGGATCTCAAGTGCTAGCTTAACATTTACCgtcttattaaatattaatagcaaTCAATCCACCACCTTCAAGTGAAGTGACATTCTCAACTCATCTCAATGTTCCTTCATTtaggccggtgcagtggctcatacctgtaatcctagcactttgggaggccgaggtgggtgaacctgggaggatttaagcaaagaataaaaaagttagccgggcgtggtggtgtgcacctgtgatcccagctactggggaggctgaggcaggagaactgcttgaacctgggaggcagaggttgcagtgagccaagattgcgccattgcactccagcctgggtgacagagcaagactctatctcaaaaaacaaaacaaaacaggccgggcacggtggctcatgcctgtaatcccagcactttgggaggccgaggcgggcagatcacgagggcaggagatcaagaccatcctgactaacacgatgaaaccccgtctctactaaaaatacaaaaaattagccgggcatggtggcgggcgcctgtagtcccagctacttgggaggctgaggcaggagaatggcgtgaactcgggaggcggagccgagatcgcgccactgcactccagcctgggcgacagagcgagactccgtctcaaaaaaaaaaaaaaaaaaaaaaaaaaaactcgatCGAATGAGTAAGACGTGGGAGCCCCCCGGAATGGCAGGCGGAAGCCTCTGGCAGGGCCAAGAGCTCAGGCAGAGCTCACCTTCCCCCTCCTGTCACGGGGCCTCGGGCCTCACCGAGGGCTGCAGGTGATGTAGTTTCTCGACAGCGGCCAGCGATGCCACGAAGATCGCGGGCTGACAGTGCACGGTGCGGTCCAGGGTCTCCTGCGGCCCGTGCAGGCTCAGTTCCAGCAGGTCGTAGCCCAGCACGCGGCGGGCGGCGGCGTAGAGTTCGCGGACGCGCGGGTAGTTGAGCACACCGCGGCCCATGCCCACCACCTGGCTGCCCTGGCCCGGGAAGAGCAGCACGGAGCACTGGCCTGGCATTCGCCGCTCCGTCGCCGCCCAGGGCGCCTCCTCCTCCGCCCCGGTCGCATCTCGCAGCAGCTCCGCTACACCCTGGGCGCCCGGCGGAGGCACCGGGAAGCTCGAGGCGCCGCGGCGGTAGCTGGCGCCCAAGCCCCGGACCCACGCTACCCGCGCAACCCGGACGCTCATGGTCGGACACCTGCCCGCGCGCGTTACCGTGGCGACCGAGGCCCGACTGCGGCGGCGCGGCGCAGCGTGGTCCCTGACGCATTTCCTGCCGGGGCTTCCGGGGCACCGGGAGCGGGAAGAAAGGTTCCGCAGACGCTGGTTGCGCCCCGGCTCTGAGGCCCTTCGGGCTGCGTTCTGGGGTCCTGGAGGGACCCATGCGTTTACTTAAACATCCATAGCCGTTGAACGGAACACGATGCCACACCACAGTGGGTcctcaacagatatttatggaataaatgacGCAACGCAATGTAATATTTACGCTTTCTACCTGGCACATGAGGAGCACTTGAAACTCTTCCAGATtgatggtttttgttgttgtcgttgttgttgtttgttgttgttttttgagacggagtcttgctctgtcgcccaggctggagtgcagtggcgtgttctttgctcactgcaaccgctgccacccaggttcaagcgattctcctgcttcagcttcccgagtagctgggattaacaggcgcccgccaccatgcccgactaatttttgtatttttagtagggacgggttcaccatgttggccacgctggtgtcgaactcctgacctcaggtgatccacccacctcggcctcccaaagtgctgggattacaggcgtgagccaccccgcctggccagcaACCACATTTCTTGCATATGATCCTCCCAACCACAGGAGTTGGCATGGCCGACCATCCGTTGCCAGTTCCCAACTATACAAGATAACAGCCCTCTTTTGTAATGTTTTCTTACAAaccacacagtgcctggcacataataagcatcCAATAGATCTTTATGCTATTGAACAAAGCCTTGAATGTGTTTCAGATATTAGCTTATTTAATTCCTCACAGCAACGCTGTGATGGATAGCTGCTCAGAGATTGAGTGACAGGTGGTTAGTGACAAAATGGAGGTTGGAAGTTGGGGTTATCTAATGTTAACCTAAAAGCAACTCGAGAGACACAggctcggccaggcacagtggctcatgcctgtaatcccagtactttgggaggctgaggcagatggatcacttgaggtcaggagttcaagaccagtctggccaacatggagaaaccccgtctctactaaaaatacaaaaattagctgggcgtggtggcgggcgcttatagttccagctactcgggaggctgaggcaggagaatcgcctaagtccgggcagcagaggttgcagtgagccgagatcccaccactgcactccagcctgggtgacagagcaagactccgtttcaaaaaaaaaaaggctgggtgcggtggctcatgcctgtaatcgcagcactttgggaggccgaggcgggcagatcacctggggtcaggagttaaagactagcctggccaacatggtgaaaccccatcactacaaaaaatacaaaaattagctgggtgtggcggcacatgcctgtaatcatagctacttgggagtcggaggcaggagaattgcttgaacccaggaggcagaggttgcagtgagccaagactgcgccattgcactccagcctgggcaacaagaatgaaactccatctccaaaaaaaaaaaaaaaaaaaaaaaaaaactatatatatatatacacacacagaggacaCTTTCAGGTTAAGACGCATAGAGAGAGCACTGCCTCTGGAAGCCCATAAATCCACAACAAAGAgatatttaaagatataaatcCACAAGGACAGGAAGAACAGGAAAGGGGACCCCCAGCAGCAGAatctctggaagctggaaagcagGTAGGCTGGTATTACCTGACTGAGCTGATCTCAGACAACTAAATCCCTCCCAGGAGTGGGGAAGGCTGCGAGCCAATCCTTATGCATACAACAGAATCCTCAAAAAAGAACAGgtagcagctgctgctgcttctagaTCTAAGAGTGAAAGAAGGCTAAAACAAAGAGGATTATTTGGAGGTGCCTTTGAGAAACAGATCTTTAGGTCCCCTCCACCTCCCTAGCCACTGGGTGATGCCCCTCCCCCACTTTGGGACCCATCTGGGGTTTCACCGGAAAGGGACAAACAAAGGGGTCTCtggggcgggcgtggtggctcatgcctgtaatcccagctactcaggaggctgaggcaggagaatcgcttgaacccgggaggcggaggttgcagtgagcggagatcacgccattgcactccagcctgggcaacaagtgtgaaactctgtctcaaataaaaaaaagaaaaagaaaaaaagaaaattattggccagacacagtggctcaggcctgtaatcccagtgatttgggaggccgaggcaggaggatcacttgaggccaggagttcgaaagcagcctgggcaacatagtcagactgtttccttttttcttcatcaaaagcAGATACTtgaaagaccctgtttctacaaaaggaaaaaaaaaaaaaaagctaggtactgtggctcgtgcctgtagtttcagctacataggaggctgagtcgggagaactgcttgagcccaggagtatgaggctgcagtgagccatgactgaactattgcactccagcctgggtgacagagggagaccctatctgaagaaaaaaaaaaaagaaaagaaaagaaaaaaaaaaaaaaagccagcgcagtgcctcacacctgtaatccaagcactttgggaggccaaggcgggtgaatcacctgagttcaggagttcaagaccagcgtggccaaacatggcaaaacgctatctctactaaaaatacaaaaattagccaggtgtggtggcacatgcctgtaatcccagctacttgggaggctcaggcaggagaattgcttgaacccgggaagtggaggttgcagtgagcagagatcatgccactgcactccagcctgggtgacagagcgagactccatctccaaaaataaaaaaaagggccaggtgcggtggctcacacctgttatcccagcactttgggaggctgaggcaggcgaatcatgaggtctggagttcaagaccatcctggccaacatggtgaaaccctgtctctactaaaaaatacaaaaaatgaaccgggcatggtggcacgcacctg includes:
- the MCAT gene encoding malonyl-CoA-acyl carrier protein transacylase, mitochondrial isoform X2; this translates as MSVRVARVAWVRGLGASYRRGASSFPVPPPGAQGVAELLRDATGAEEEAPWAATERRMPGQCSVLLFPGQGSQVVGMGRGVLNYPRVRELYAAARRVLGYDLLELSLHGPQETLDRTVHCQPAIFVASLAAVEKLHHLQPSVIENCVAAAGFSVGEFAALVFAGAMEFAEGSTVSPEEFL
- the MCAT gene encoding malonyl-CoA-acyl carrier protein transacylase, mitochondrial isoform X1, whose amino-acid sequence is MSVRVARVAWVRGLGASYRRGASSFPVPPPGAQGVAELLRDATGAEEEAPWAATERRMPGQCSVLLFPGQGSQVVGMGRGVLNYPRVRELYAAARRVLGYDLLELSLHGPQETLDRTVHCQPAIFVASLAAVEKLHHLQPSVIENCVAAAGFSVGEFAALVFAGAMEFAEGLYAVKIRAEAMQEASEAVPSGMLSVLGQPQSKFSFACLEAREHCKSLGIENPVCEVSNYLFPDCRVISGHQEALRFLQKNSSKFHFRRTRMLPVSGAFHTRLMEPAVEPLTQALKAVDIKKPLVSVYSNVHGRRYRHPGHIHKLLAQQLVSPVKWEQTMHAIYERKRGRGFPQTFEVGPGRQLGAILKSCNMQAWKSYSAVDVLQTLEHVDLDPQEPPR